A window of the Mucilaginibacter sp. cycad4 genome harbors these coding sequences:
- a CDS encoding tetratricopeptide repeat protein — translation MRYFLLIILCAVGFDASAQWYYKPFNKRTRSPQMAYAQSHSIKRLPVPAMAKVKIRPFTIEHTPYVLAMIEESVMKTAQHNMRFHVYNAASYNFSDLAQMYMKQNRLAEAKWFLLQSISISRQQNDDRHTIANLLDLATVKADYGDYAQAKQDLAEARQLAVARGLTFDLATVEKKTRYLQDNKFNTLRTETHFAETADAGTKTVNK, via the coding sequence ATGAGATATTTCCTACTTATTATTTTATGCGCTGTTGGGTTCGATGCATCAGCGCAATGGTATTACAAGCCGTTCAATAAGCGTACCCGGTCTCCGCAAATGGCTTATGCACAAAGCCATTCTATCAAAAGGCTGCCCGTTCCTGCAATGGCTAAAGTAAAGATCCGCCCGTTTACCATTGAACATACCCCATATGTGCTGGCCATGATCGAGGAATCGGTGATGAAAACCGCGCAGCACAATATGCGTTTTCATGTGTACAATGCCGCCAGCTACAACTTTAGCGACCTGGCCCAGATGTATATGAAGCAGAACCGCCTGGCCGAGGCCAAATGGTTCCTGCTGCAAAGCATTTCTATATCGCGCCAGCAAAACGACGACAGGCATACCATAGCCAACCTGCTTGACCTTGCAACTGTAAAAGCTGATTACGGCGATTACGCACAGGCCAAACAGGATCTGGCCGAAGCCCGCCAACTTGCTGTTGCCCGCGGTTTAACTTTTGACCTGGCTACTGTAGAGAAAAAAACGCGCTATTTACAGGACAATAAATTTAACACGCTGCGCACCGAAACCCACTTTGCCGAAACCGCCGATGCAGGCACGAAAACAGTTAACAAATAA